From the Saccharomonospora marina XMU15 genome, the window GGACACGGGCACAAGTTACCGGGCCTGGCGCGCAGCTGAAGCGGCCGTCCCGGCAACGGCGGCGACGAGCACGCGGTCGGCGAGTCGGCGATCCACAACGGACTGCCGGTCCGTTGCCGCGCGGCGTGCTCGTATGATCTGCGCGTGGCGAAACGGCGATCGCGGCGCGGGCCCAGCGCGGCGGGTGTGGTGCTCGCCAGCGGCGCCGGTACCCGCGTCGGCGCGGCGACGAACAAGGTCTTCCTGCCGCTGGCGGGCCGACGTCTCGTCTCCTGGTCGTTGCGGTCGTTCGCGAGCGTTGCCGACATCGGCGTGTTGCTGCTGGTCGCAAGACCACAGGACGGCGAGCTCGTCGAGTTCGTGCTCGATCACGAGGTGGCCGCCGACGTCGAGGTCGTCCATGGCGGGAAGACCAGGCAGGAGTCGGAGCTGAACGCGCTGCGGCACCTGGCGCAGCGGATCGAGGCGGGCATCGTGGACACCGTGCTGCTGCACGACGCGGCCCGCCCGCTGGTCAGTCCCGCGTTGATAACCGCTGTGTTGCGTTCGGCCCGCGAGCACGGCGGCGCGGTTCCCGGAATGCTCGCCGACGATCTCGCGGAAGTGGGCGCGGGCGGCGACACGCTGTCACGACGGCCGTCGGAGACGTTGATCAGGGCGCAGACCCCGCAGGGGTTTCGCGCCGCGCCGCTGCTCGCCGCCTACGAGCAGGCGGAGCGGGAGCGGTTCGTCGGCACCGACACCGCATCCTGCCTGGAACGCTTCTCCGACGTGCCGGTGCACTGGGTGCGGGGTGAGCAGCGAAACTTCAAGATCACCTACCCGCACGACCTCGCGATCGCGCGGCGTGTCCTCGCCGCGCCGCCCGAGCGGCAGTGAAGGTCACCGCCGCTCGACCCTGCGTGCCCCGTCGGGCGAGCAACGGTGACCGGACGAGCTCAGCGTGGGCTCTGAGTCATGCGGGGATCGCGCTCGACGACGTCACCCAGTGCCTCGTCGATCGCGCGCATCAGGTCGGCCTCCAGCCGCACGCCCGCCGCCTTCACGTTCTCGTGCACCTGTTCCGGGCGGGACGCTCCGATGATGGCGGATGCCACGTTGGTGTTCTGCAGTACCCACGCGACGGCGAGCTGGGCCAGCGAGAGCCCGGCCTGGTCGGCGAGCGGGCGGAGCCGTTCGACACCGGCCAGCACGTCGTCGGAAAGGAACCGCTTGACGAAGTTCGCACCACCGTTGGTGTCGGTGGCCCGTGACCCGGGTGGCGGTGCCTGCCCGCTGCGGTACTTGCCGGTGAGCACGCCTTGCGCGATCGGCGACCACACGATCTGGCTCATGCCCTCGCGTTCGCAGGCGGGCACGACCTGCTCCTCGATGACGCGCCACAGCATGTTGTACTGCGGCTGGTTGGACACCAGCGGTATCCGCAGCTCGCGGGCCAGCGCCGCGCCCCTGGTGATCTGCTCCGCCGTCCACTCCGAGACGCCGAGATACAGCACCTTGCCCTGCCGGACGAGGTCGGCGAAGGCGACCATCGTCTCCTCCAGCGGCACGCTGTGGTCGAAGCGGTGTGCCTGGTAAAGGTCGATGTAG encodes:
- a CDS encoding IspD/TarI family cytidylyltransferase, yielding MAKRRSRRGPSAAGVVLASGAGTRVGAATNKVFLPLAGRRLVSWSLRSFASVADIGVLLLVARPQDGELVEFVLDHEVAADVEVVHGGKTRQESELNALRHLAQRIEAGIVDTVLLHDAARPLVSPALITAVLRSAREHGGAVPGMLADDLAEVGAGGDTLSRRPSETLIRAQTPQGFRAAPLLAAYEQAERERFVGTDTASCLERFSDVPVHWVRGEQRNFKITYPHDLAIARRVLAAPPERQ
- a CDS encoding aldo/keto reductase family protein, translating into MEFRRLGRSGLSVSEIAYGNWLTHGSQVEEEQARACVKAALDAGVSTFDTADVYANTAAESVLGRSLAGQRRESLEICTKVFWPTGPGGPNDKGLSRKHIMESAHASLKRLGTDYIDLYQAHRFDHSVPLEETMVAFADLVRQGKVLYLGVSEWTAEQITRGAALARELRIPLVSNQPQYNMLWRVIEEQVVPACEREGMSQIVWSPIAQGVLTGKYRSGQAPPPGSRATDTNGGANFVKRFLSDDVLAGVERLRPLADQAGLSLAQLAVAWVLQNTNVASAIIGASRPEQVHENVKAAGVRLEADLMRAIDEALGDVVERDPRMTQSPR